A single genomic interval of Lacrimispora sphenoides JCM 1415 harbors:
- a CDS encoding DMT family transporter, which produces MNKQNNLYGHLAAGFSIFVWGTTFISTKVLLEAFTPLEILFFRFLIGYVALWLACPRLLRTKSKKQEFLFAAAGICGVTLYFLMENFALTITLAANVSVIIAVAPFFTALFDWLFLKGEKPGPRFLAGFLIAIIGISLISFQKSAGMKINPKGDFLALAAAVTWAAYSVITKKIGEYGHGTVETTRRIFFYGLLFMVPALAILPFRLGFYRLADTKNLLNILFLGLGASALCFATWNFAVKELGSVKTSVYIYAVPVITVISSMLLLDERISFQSACGIVMTLAGLMVSESKARSKGFQLRQKKQGSAQN; this is translated from the coding sequence ATGAATAAGCAGAACAATTTATACGGACATCTGGCCGCCGGATTCTCCATATTCGTATGGGGAACCACTTTTATCTCAACCAAAGTTCTTCTTGAGGCTTTTACTCCTCTTGAAATTTTGTTTTTCCGCTTTCTCATCGGCTATGTTGCCTTATGGCTGGCTTGTCCCCGCCTTTTGCGGACAAAAAGCAAAAAACAGGAATTTCTTTTCGCAGCCGCCGGAATATGCGGCGTTACTTTATATTTTCTTATGGAAAATTTTGCGCTTACCATAACCCTTGCCGCCAACGTCAGCGTAATCATTGCCGTAGCCCCATTTTTTACAGCCCTGTTTGACTGGCTGTTCTTAAAAGGGGAAAAACCCGGTCCCCGGTTCCTGGCCGGATTTTTAATTGCTATCATTGGAATCAGCCTGATCAGCTTTCAGAAGTCAGCCGGCATGAAGATAAACCCCAAGGGAGATTTTCTTGCACTTGCTGCCGCTGTTACCTGGGCCGCATATTCCGTAATTACAAAAAAAATAGGAGAATACGGCCATGGGACCGTTGAAACAACAAGGCGTATTTTCTTCTACGGCCTTCTGTTCATGGTTCCTGCACTGGCAATTCTCCCTTTCCGTCTGGGCTTTTACCGCCTTGCTGACACAAAGAATTTATTAAATATTCTGTTTCTGGGCCTGGGCGCTTCCGCCCTATGCTTTGCCACCTGGAATTTTGCCGTAAAGGAACTGGGCTCTGTAAAGACCAGCGTCTACATCTATGCAGTCCCGGTAATCACCGTGATCTCATCCATGCTTCTGCTTGACGAACGCATCAGTTTCCAGTCTGCCTGCGGAATCGTGATGACCCTGGCCGGCCTTATGGTTTCTGAAAGCAAGGCCCGGTCAAAAGGCTTTCAGCTCCGGCAGAAAAAACAAGGTTCTGCCCAAAATTAA
- a CDS encoding SAM-dependent methyltransferase produces MKTMTDNFLISFLQRFDEHPFDVKLRGETYHIGEGNPAFIVNLKEDIEGKDLLTSTSLALGEAYMKGTLDVEGDLYHALNHFLGQMGKFSMDQGKLRKLIFSSQSKKNQEKEVTSHYDIGNDFYRLWLDDSLSYSCGYFKTENDTLHDAQCNKVERILKKLYLKKDMTLLDIGCGWGFLLIKAAKEYGVQGVGITLSKEQKKKFEERIEEEGLTGRVSVELMDYRDLKSWGRTFDRVVSVGMLEHVGRDNYELFVKNAESVLNPGGLLLLHYISALKEYPGDPWMKKYIFPGGTIPSLREMINILSEHRFYTLDVESLRRHYCKTLLLWGQNFNDHRPEIEEKMGTEFARMWDLYLSSCAATFNNGVIDLHQILVSKGINNHLPMTRWYE; encoded by the coding sequence ATGAAAACCATGACAGACAACTTTTTAATTTCCTTTCTTCAGAGATTTGACGAGCACCCTTTTGATGTAAAGCTCCGCGGAGAGACCTATCATATCGGGGAAGGGAATCCGGCGTTTATTGTGAACTTAAAAGAGGATATTGAGGGCAAGGATTTGCTGACCAGCACTTCGCTGGCACTTGGAGAAGCCTATATGAAAGGAACCCTGGATGTGGAAGGGGATCTGTATCACGCTTTGAATCATTTCCTTGGCCAGATGGGGAAATTTTCAATGGATCAGGGAAAGCTTAGAAAGCTGATTTTTTCATCCCAGTCCAAAAAAAATCAGGAGAAGGAGGTCACTTCCCATTATGATATCGGCAATGATTTCTACCGCCTTTGGCTTGATGATTCCTTAAGCTATTCCTGTGGATATTTTAAGACGGAAAATGATACCTTGCACGATGCCCAGTGCAATAAGGTGGAGAGGATATTAAAGAAGCTGTACTTAAAAAAGGATATGACTCTTTTGGATATCGGCTGCGGCTGGGGATTTTTACTGATTAAGGCGGCCAAGGAATACGGGGTGCAGGGAGTTGGGATCACCTTAAGCAAAGAGCAGAAAAAGAAATTTGAAGAACGGATCGAAGAGGAAGGCTTAACGGGCAGGGTGTCTGTGGAATTAATGGATTACCGGGATTTAAAAAGCTGGGGCAGAACCTTTGACCGGGTCGTCAGCGTTGGCATGCTGGAACACGTGGGAAGGGATAATTACGAGCTGTTTGTAAAAAATGCGGAGTCGGTGTTAAATCCCGGCGGATTGCTTCTTCTTCACTACATCAGCGCTCTGAAGGAATATCCCGGTGATCCGTGGATGAAAAAATATATTTTCCCGGGAGGCACCATACCAAGTCTCCGGGAAATGATCAATATTCTAAGCGAACACCGGTTTTACACCCTGGACGTGGAAAGTCTTCGCCGTCATTATTGTAAGACATTGCTTTTATGGGGACAGAATTTTAATGACCACCGTCCGGAAATCGAGGAGAAAATGGGCACAGAGTTTGCCAGAATGTGGGACCTATATTTAAGCTCCTGTGCCGCCACGTTTAACAATGGGGTCATCGATCTCCACCAGATTCTTGTATCCAAAGGGATAAACAATCACCTGCCTATGACAAGGTGGTATGAATAG
- the eno gene encoding phosphopyruvate hydratase → MNYLEIEKVIGREIIDSRGNPTVEAEVHLADGTMARGAAPSGASTGEFEALELRDGDKARYGGKGVLNAVHNINTVIHYAITGMDASDIYAIDQAMITADGTQDKSRLGANAILAVSIACARAAAMSMGIPLYRFLGGITGNRLPVPMMNILNGGAHAANTVDVQEFMIMPAGASSFKEGLRWCTEVFHCLASILKAKGLATAVGDEGGFAPDVDSDEAAIELILEAIRKAGYEPGRDFVLAMDAASSEWKGAKKGEYILPKCGKHFTSAELIEHWKRLCEKYPIYSIEDALDEEDWEGWELLTKELGSKIQLVGDDLFVTNTERLKRGILNGCGNSILIKLNQIGSVSETLEAIKMAHSAGYTAIASHRSGETEDTTIADLAVALNTCQIKTGAPSRSERVAKYNQLLRIEEELGESAVYPGMDAFHIRRS, encoded by the coding sequence ATGAATTATCTGGAGATTGAAAAAGTAATAGGAAGAGAAATAATTGATTCCAGAGGAAATCCTACCGTAGAGGCTGAGGTACATCTTGCAGATGGGACTATGGCCAGAGGAGCGGCGCCAAGCGGTGCTTCTACCGGTGAGTTTGAGGCTCTGGAGCTTCGGGATGGGGACAAGGCCCGTTATGGCGGAAAAGGTGTCTTAAATGCGGTTCATAATATTAACACAGTGATCCATTACGCGATCACTGGAATGGATGCTTCCGACATTTACGCCATTGACCAGGCTATGATTACCGCAGATGGGACACAGGATAAGTCCAGACTGGGAGCCAATGCCATATTGGCAGTATCCATCGCCTGTGCCAGGGCGGCGGCTATGAGCATGGGAATTCCCCTTTACCGTTTCTTAGGCGGAATAACCGGCAATCGTCTCCCGGTTCCTATGATGAATATTTTAAACGGTGGAGCTCATGCTGCCAATACCGTAGATGTACAGGAATTTATGATCATGCCGGCAGGAGCCTCCAGTTTTAAAGAAGGTCTCCGGTGGTGTACAGAAGTATTCCATTGCCTGGCGTCCATATTAAAGGCAAAGGGCCTGGCTACCGCAGTAGGAGATGAAGGCGGTTTTGCTCCGGATGTGGATAGTGACGAGGCTGCCATTGAATTGATTCTTGAGGCCATCAGAAAAGCAGGATATGAACCAGGGCGTGATTTTGTTCTGGCTATGGACGCGGCTTCCAGTGAATGGAAGGGTGCAAAGAAGGGCGAGTATATCCTTCCTAAGTGCGGCAAGCATTTTACCTCTGCAGAACTCATCGAGCACTGGAAAAGGCTGTGTGAAAAATATCCTATTTATTCCATTGAGGATGCTCTTGATGAAGAAGACTGGGAAGGCTGGGAATTGCTTACGAAAGAATTGGGCAGCAAGATCCAGCTGGTTGGTGACGACCTGTTTGTAACGAATACAGAGCGTTTAAAGAGAGGAATCTTAAACGGATGCGGCAATTCCATTCTGATTAAGCTGAACCAGATCGGTTCCGTTTCGGAAACTCTTGAAGCGATTAAGATGGCTCACAGTGCAGGTTACACGGCCATTGCTTCCCACCGTTCCGGTGAAACGGAAGATACCACCATTGCAGATCTGGCGGTTGCTCTTAATACGTGTCAGATCAAGACGGGAGCACCAAGCAGAAGCGAACGTGTGGCAAAATATAACCAGCTGCTTCGGATCGAAGAAGAGCTGGGAGAAAGTGCGGTTTATCCGGGAATGGATGCATTCCATATCCGGCGGTCATAA
- a CDS encoding 4'-phosphopantetheinyl transferase family protein — MVRIYLETYEVTQSKEKREQEHGLGKELLRMGLKELYGMDFELNDQPVILKEEHGKPYLKDFPHIHYNISHTDGLVACAIGDRQVGIDVERIRPFRQNILKKVFSDAERHRMEEIPESERSQYFFRIWTLKESCLKAAGLGITVPLTSISFEWKEEASFACSVPGASFHQTMLKGGYVLSICTLGDEEINFGQNLVFSAGAESLLTGPCFQKP, encoded by the coding sequence ATGGTACGGATTTATCTGGAAACGTATGAAGTAACCCAGAGTAAGGAAAAGAGGGAGCAGGAACACGGGCTTGGAAAAGAGCTTCTTCGAATGGGACTTAAGGAGTTATATGGAATGGACTTTGAATTAAATGACCAGCCGGTCATTTTAAAAGAAGAGCATGGCAAACCATATTTAAAGGACTTTCCTCACATCCATTATAACATCAGCCACACAGATGGCCTGGTAGCCTGCGCAATTGGAGACAGGCAGGTGGGGATCGATGTGGAGAGGATACGGCCCTTCCGGCAAAATATCCTTAAAAAGGTTTTTTCTGATGCCGAAAGACACCGTATGGAGGAAATACCGGAGTCAGAGCGTTCCCAGTATTTCTTTCGCATATGGACATTAAAGGAAAGCTGCTTAAAAGCGGCAGGCCTAGGTATTACCGTCCCCCTGACTTCCATTTCTTTTGAATGGAAGGAGGAGGCTTCTTTTGCATGCTCTGTCCCAGGAGCATCCTTCCATCAGACCATGCTGAAGGGGGGCTATGTACTTTCCATATGCACTCTGGGTGATGAGGAAATTAATTTTGGGCAGAACCTTGTTTTTTCTGCCGGAGCTGAAAGCCTTTTGACCGGGCCTTGCTTTCAGAAACCATAA
- a CDS encoding MBL fold metallo-hydrolase, with the protein MKKLAEVKRIRCGSVNTYLIEEHGRAVLVDTGRNGFEEKVLAQCRKTKVELIVLTHGHADHVQNTAYLRKELGVPVALHKEDLSLIKDNFTEPLRFQGMLGMAVAEVTAKSFETDRIPEFIPEIFIGEGDWLKDYGINARIMGLPGHTRGSIGIDLDEKAVIVGDALMNMFYPGLSLVYWNRAEMLKSADKISALGARKVYFGHGSPVENRAWNRTGI; encoded by the coding sequence ATGAAAAAGTTGGCAGAAGTAAAACGGATCAGATGCGGAAGTGTGAACACCTATCTGATTGAGGAACATGGAAGAGCCGTTCTTGTAGATACCGGAAGGAACGGATTTGAAGAAAAAGTACTGGCCCAGTGCCGGAAAACGAAGGTGGAACTGATTGTGCTCACCCATGGTCATGCGGACCATGTGCAGAATACAGCCTATCTTAGAAAGGAACTGGGAGTACCGGTGGCCCTTCATAAAGAAGATTTAAGCCTTATAAAGGACAATTTTACGGAACCTCTCCGTTTTCAGGGAATGTTAGGAATGGCGGTTGCGGAGGTTACAGCGAAAAGTTTTGAAACGGACCGGATACCAGAGTTTATCCCGGAAATCTTTATCGGTGAAGGTGACTGGCTGAAGGATTATGGAATCAATGCCAGGATCATGGGGCTGCCGGGGCATACCAGAGGGTCCATAGGAATTGATCTTGATGAAAAGGCTGTCATAGTAGGTGATGCGCTGATGAATATGTTTTATCCCGGGTTGTCCCTGGTGTATTGGAACAGGGCGGAGATGTTAAAAAGCGCGGATAAGATTAGCGCTCTTGGCGCAAGAAAGGTATATTTCGGTCATGGAAGTCCGGTGGAAAACCGGGCGTGGAACAGGACAGGGATTTAG